One Cucumis sativus cultivar 9930 chromosome 1, Cucumber_9930_V3, whole genome shotgun sequence DNA segment encodes these proteins:
- the LOC101203223 gene encoding putative FBD-associated F-box protein At5g56700 isoform X3: MKPSDRAPSGSSEAKRCDRSVDSISHLPQDILVFILSLLPLKEAARTSTLSHKWRCLWSFIPCLNFDAHKKLLDLQFTDENLKSERRQFVKWVNRVIDSYKGSNLETLRIRFNLDSSFQCDVDRWVQFAMQWKLKMFELNLSDSYDSGIYSPCSFPQLSDGPKENFPRFMFSNSSSLKTLKLIAVNVGGEALECFLTNSPLLEILVVEYSHCLLSLRVVGASLKLRQLEVCMCNYLESLEVSAPNLESFKYVGPWLSMPLKNTPKLLETYFGSEFGVEIIDHFFLLSSYSSQLQKLILDLEVDFMENQGFRKWPILANLKELKLIVIAEGHSSLIGFTSLIKASPSLLKFTLKLDYLDMFEQRPLRKVKKFPHQYIKVVELAGFVGKPIDLELVQYFHKNAVALEEIIFDTRKPKDMGTIFEKKQNAETIAGRECANGLRSKLFSGVKVTII; this comes from the exons ATGAAGCCAAGCGATCGCGCTCCCTCCGGAAGCTCAGAAGCGAAg AGGTGTGATCGTTCAGTGGATTCGATTAGTCATCTGCCGCAAGATATTCTTGTTTTCATCCTTTCTCTTCTACCACTGAAAGAAGCAGCGAGGACCAGTACTTTGTCACATAAGTGGAGATGCTTGTGGTCTTTTATCCCTTGTCTGAATTTTGATGCTCACAAGAAGTTACTTGATCTGCAATTTACAGACGAGAACTTGAAGAGTGAGAGACGACAGTTCGTAAAATGGGTGAATCGCGTCATTGATTCGTACAAGGGTTCTAATTTAGAAACATTAAGAATTCGGTTTAATTTGGATTCAAGTTTTCAATGTGATGTTGACAGATGGGTCCAATTTGCAATGCAGTGGAAACTCAAGATGTTTGAGTTGAACTTATCGGATAGTTATGATTCTGGAATTTATAGTCCTTGTTCTTTTCCACAATTATCTGATGGACCAAAGGAGAACTTCCCAAGatttatgttttctaattCTAGTTCCCTTAAAACCCTGAAATTGATAGCTGTTAATGTGGGTGGAGAAGCTCTGGAGTGCTTTTTAACCAACTCCCCTCTTCTTGAAATATTGGTCGTCGAGTATTCTCATTGTCTTTTGAGTCTTAGAGTTGTTGGTGCATCACTTAAATTAAGGCAGTTAGAAGTATGCATGTGCAACTACCTGGAGAGTTTAGAAGTTTCTGCACCAAATCTTGAATCTTTTAAATACGTTGGACCCTGGTTAAGCATGCCTCTAAAGAACACGCCCAAGCTCCTTGAGACATATTTTGGAAGTGAGTTTGGTGTAGAGATAATCGACCACTTTTTTCTGCTCTCGAGCTATTCTTCACAACTGCAGAAACTTATTTTGGACCTCGAGGTTGACTTCATG GAAAACCAAGGATTTCGCAAATGGCCTATTCTAGCAAATCTAAAGGAACTGAAGTTAATAGTGATAGCTGAAGGTCATTCTTCCCTTATTGGCTTCACGTCCCTGATAAAAGCATCTCCTTCCTTGCTGAAGTTCACACTTAAG TTAGACTATCTCGATATGTTTGAACAGCGACCACTACGCAAGGTGAAAAAATTCCCacatcaatatatcaaagtgGTAGAATTGGCTGGATTTGTTGGGAAACCAATTGATTTGGAGCTTGTCCAGTATTTCCACAAGAACGCCGTCGCACTTGAGGAGATTATCTTTGATACGCGCAAGCCAAAAGATATGGgaactatatttgaaaagaaacaaaatgcaGAGACTATAGCAGGTAGAGAGTGCGCAAACGGCCTTCGATCGAAACTTTTCTCAGGTGTGAAGGTAACAATCATTTAG
- the LOC101203223 gene encoding putative FBD-associated F-box protein At5g56700 isoform X2: MKPSDRAPSGSSEAKAKKVSLISTEELCLPFEEPENERCDRSVDSISHLPQDILVFILSLLPLKEAARTSTLSHKWRCLWSFIPCLNFDAHKKLLDLQFTDENLKSERRQFVKWVNRVIDSYKGSNLETLRIRFNLDSSFQCDVDRWVQFAMQWKLKMFELNLSDSYDSGIYSPCSFPQLSDGPKENFPRFMFSNSSSLKTLKLIAVNVGGEALECFLTNSPLLEILVVEYSHCLLSLRVVGASLKLRQLEVCMCNYLESLEVSAPNLESFKYVGPWLSMPLKNTPKLLETYFGSEFGVEIIDHFFLLSSYSSQLQKLILDLEVDFMENQGFRKWPILANLKELKLIVIAEGHSSLIGFTSLIKASPSLLKFTLKLDYLDMFEQRPLRKVKKFPHQYIKVVELAGFVGKPIDLELVQYFHKNAVALEEIIFDTRKPKDMGTIFEKKQNAETIAGRECANGLRSKLFSGVKVTII, from the exons ATGAAGCCAAGCGATCGCGCTCCCTCCGGAAGCTCAGAAGCGAAg GCAAAGAAAGTTTCCCTAATTTCTACGGAAGAGTTGTGTTTACCATTTGAAGAACCGGAGAACGAG AGGTGTGATCGTTCAGTGGATTCGATTAGTCATCTGCCGCAAGATATTCTTGTTTTCATCCTTTCTCTTCTACCACTGAAAGAAGCAGCGAGGACCAGTACTTTGTCACATAAGTGGAGATGCTTGTGGTCTTTTATCCCTTGTCTGAATTTTGATGCTCACAAGAAGTTACTTGATCTGCAATTTACAGACGAGAACTTGAAGAGTGAGAGACGACAGTTCGTAAAATGGGTGAATCGCGTCATTGATTCGTACAAGGGTTCTAATTTAGAAACATTAAGAATTCGGTTTAATTTGGATTCAAGTTTTCAATGTGATGTTGACAGATGGGTCCAATTTGCAATGCAGTGGAAACTCAAGATGTTTGAGTTGAACTTATCGGATAGTTATGATTCTGGAATTTATAGTCCTTGTTCTTTTCCACAATTATCTGATGGACCAAAGGAGAACTTCCCAAGatttatgttttctaattCTAGTTCCCTTAAAACCCTGAAATTGATAGCTGTTAATGTGGGTGGAGAAGCTCTGGAGTGCTTTTTAACCAACTCCCCTCTTCTTGAAATATTGGTCGTCGAGTATTCTCATTGTCTTTTGAGTCTTAGAGTTGTTGGTGCATCACTTAAATTAAGGCAGTTAGAAGTATGCATGTGCAACTACCTGGAGAGTTTAGAAGTTTCTGCACCAAATCTTGAATCTTTTAAATACGTTGGACCCTGGTTAAGCATGCCTCTAAAGAACACGCCCAAGCTCCTTGAGACATATTTTGGAAGTGAGTTTGGTGTAGAGATAATCGACCACTTTTTTCTGCTCTCGAGCTATTCTTCACAACTGCAGAAACTTATTTTGGACCTCGAGGTTGACTTCATG GAAAACCAAGGATTTCGCAAATGGCCTATTCTAGCAAATCTAAAGGAACTGAAGTTAATAGTGATAGCTGAAGGTCATTCTTCCCTTATTGGCTTCACGTCCCTGATAAAAGCATCTCCTTCCTTGCTGAAGTTCACACTTAAG TTAGACTATCTCGATATGTTTGAACAGCGACCACTACGCAAGGTGAAAAAATTCCCacatcaatatatcaaagtgGTAGAATTGGCTGGATTTGTTGGGAAACCAATTGATTTGGAGCTTGTCCAGTATTTCCACAAGAACGCCGTCGCACTTGAGGAGATTATCTTTGATACGCGCAAGCCAAAAGATATGGgaactatatttgaaaagaaacaaaatgcaGAGACTATAGCAGGTAGAGAGTGCGCAAACGGCCTTCGATCGAAACTTTTCTCAGGTGTGAAGGTAACAATCATTTAG
- the LOC101203223 gene encoding putative FBD-associated F-box protein At5g56700 isoform X1: protein MKPSDRAPSGSSEAKKAKKVSLISTEELCLPFEEPENERCDRSVDSISHLPQDILVFILSLLPLKEAARTSTLSHKWRCLWSFIPCLNFDAHKKLLDLQFTDENLKSERRQFVKWVNRVIDSYKGSNLETLRIRFNLDSSFQCDVDRWVQFAMQWKLKMFELNLSDSYDSGIYSPCSFPQLSDGPKENFPRFMFSNSSSLKTLKLIAVNVGGEALECFLTNSPLLEILVVEYSHCLLSLRVVGASLKLRQLEVCMCNYLESLEVSAPNLESFKYVGPWLSMPLKNTPKLLETYFGSEFGVEIIDHFFLLSSYSSQLQKLILDLEVDFMENQGFRKWPILANLKELKLIVIAEGHSSLIGFTSLIKASPSLLKFTLKLDYLDMFEQRPLRKVKKFPHQYIKVVELAGFVGKPIDLELVQYFHKNAVALEEIIFDTRKPKDMGTIFEKKQNAETIAGRECANGLRSKLFSGVKVTII from the exons ATGAAGCCAAGCGATCGCGCTCCCTCCGGAAGCTCAGAAGCGAAg AAGGCAAAGAAAGTTTCCCTAATTTCTACGGAAGAGTTGTGTTTACCATTTGAAGAACCGGAGAACGAG AGGTGTGATCGTTCAGTGGATTCGATTAGTCATCTGCCGCAAGATATTCTTGTTTTCATCCTTTCTCTTCTACCACTGAAAGAAGCAGCGAGGACCAGTACTTTGTCACATAAGTGGAGATGCTTGTGGTCTTTTATCCCTTGTCTGAATTTTGATGCTCACAAGAAGTTACTTGATCTGCAATTTACAGACGAGAACTTGAAGAGTGAGAGACGACAGTTCGTAAAATGGGTGAATCGCGTCATTGATTCGTACAAGGGTTCTAATTTAGAAACATTAAGAATTCGGTTTAATTTGGATTCAAGTTTTCAATGTGATGTTGACAGATGGGTCCAATTTGCAATGCAGTGGAAACTCAAGATGTTTGAGTTGAACTTATCGGATAGTTATGATTCTGGAATTTATAGTCCTTGTTCTTTTCCACAATTATCTGATGGACCAAAGGAGAACTTCCCAAGatttatgttttctaattCTAGTTCCCTTAAAACCCTGAAATTGATAGCTGTTAATGTGGGTGGAGAAGCTCTGGAGTGCTTTTTAACCAACTCCCCTCTTCTTGAAATATTGGTCGTCGAGTATTCTCATTGTCTTTTGAGTCTTAGAGTTGTTGGTGCATCACTTAAATTAAGGCAGTTAGAAGTATGCATGTGCAACTACCTGGAGAGTTTAGAAGTTTCTGCACCAAATCTTGAATCTTTTAAATACGTTGGACCCTGGTTAAGCATGCCTCTAAAGAACACGCCCAAGCTCCTTGAGACATATTTTGGAAGTGAGTTTGGTGTAGAGATAATCGACCACTTTTTTCTGCTCTCGAGCTATTCTTCACAACTGCAGAAACTTATTTTGGACCTCGAGGTTGACTTCATG GAAAACCAAGGATTTCGCAAATGGCCTATTCTAGCAAATCTAAAGGAACTGAAGTTAATAGTGATAGCTGAAGGTCATTCTTCCCTTATTGGCTTCACGTCCCTGATAAAAGCATCTCCTTCCTTGCTGAAGTTCACACTTAAG TTAGACTATCTCGATATGTTTGAACAGCGACCACTACGCAAGGTGAAAAAATTCCCacatcaatatatcaaagtgGTAGAATTGGCTGGATTTGTTGGGAAACCAATTGATTTGGAGCTTGTCCAGTATTTCCACAAGAACGCCGTCGCACTTGAGGAGATTATCTTTGATACGCGCAAGCCAAAAGATATGGgaactatatttgaaaagaaacaaaatgcaGAGACTATAGCAGGTAGAGAGTGCGCAAACGGCCTTCGATCGAAACTTTTCTCAGGTGTGAAGGTAACAATCATTTAG